The genomic stretch GATGGTCCTCCAGCTTTCCGTCTAAGCCCTCGCCAAAAAAAGTGTCCACTTCGTCGTGACCGAACTGGAAGGGGCGGAGGTAGGGACCCTGCTCCATCACCACGACGGAGAAGCCGTTTGTGGACAACTCCTTCGCGATAACGCCTCCGGCCGCGCCCGACCCGATGATGACGAAGTCGACCTCTTCGCTCGTCGGGTAGCGCACCATCTCCTGGATCATTGGTCCGCCCCCCCCGCCGGCGGCTCACCGTGCTCGTCTCGATCATAAAAGCCGAACGGTGGTTGGAAGACGGCCTCGTTCCCGCGCCCGATGAGCTGCCACCCGACCCTGTCCACGTTCCCAGCGTACTCCGGTTCCGCCATCAGACTCATGATCACGAGGATGCGCGCGAAGGAAAAGAAAATCGGGTCCTCCTGCTCGACGGCCGTGATGATCTCGTCCTGCTGGTCCTCGGAAAGGTCCGCGAACGCCCCGATTCCCCCGAATGTGTCGGCGACCCGCCTATTCATGCTCGAGAGCCCGTCTCGCACGATGGGAAGCAGCTCGTCCAGAAAGGTCTGCAACGCGCGGTCGGCGAAGTGGACCGCACCCGCCTCGCGCGCGCCGGGCGTATCGTCCGTCGGCACGATGCGTGCCGCGAACGCGTCGAAGTCCGCGCCCTCGCGCTCGCTCAAGGTCGTGAAGGGAAGACCGGAGCGCATAGCGTCCGACGCGCACGCCTGCGTCACCGCGATGAGCGGCGCGAAGCG from Gemmatimonadota bacterium encodes the following:
- a CDS encoding gluconate 2-dehydrogenase subunit 3 family protein, producing the protein MDHDERTRREFLTTSGSAMGGAWLLRFAPLIAVTQACASDAMRSGLPFTTLSEREGADFDAFAARIVPTDDTPGAREAGAVHFADRALQTFLDELLPIVRDGLSSMNRRVADTFGGIGAFADLSEDQQDEIITAVEQEDPIFFSFARILVIMSLMAEPEYAGNVDRVGWQLIGRGNEAVFQPPFGFYDRDEHGEPPAGGADQ